A window of Blastomonas sp. SL216 contains these coding sequences:
- a CDS encoding GNAT family N-acetyltransferase has protein sequence MDQSLALAGSPTAAAAGGAVRLSLLDPAALDPGFVAAWQRLADHCSEPNVFHAPDYLAPAIAHCDTLRRARIVALHDEGQLVGLMPMARETYYGRWPVPHSQNWRHPNCFLGTPLIRPGHERSFWQALLLQLDRQLSAGLFLHLYGIATDGPVFAALRQLCSDQRRSCDVVLAEERAMLATDQPGQAYYEQVVRKKKRKELARLRNRLAEIGQIETVQGPGEAGLDAWLAEFLALEQSGWKGRNGSALADLPGTRALFLEATHRAHASGKLHLIAMRLDGKPIAMLVNFLSPPGGFSFKTAFDEAFARYSPGVLLQIDNLDILRNHGLAWMDSCAAEGHPMIDSLWAERRHVGRVSVGLKGFGRPALFAAFRRGERFMDRRRAAQAPTLPPSAPLETDDD, from the coding sequence ATGGATCAGAGCCTCGCCTTGGCTGGATCACCCACCGCAGCAGCGGCTGGCGGTGCCGTGCGATTGTCGCTGCTCGACCCGGCGGCGCTGGACCCTGGCTTTGTCGCCGCGTGGCAAAGGCTGGCGGACCATTGCAGCGAACCCAATGTCTTCCACGCGCCTGACTATCTCGCACCCGCCATCGCCCATTGCGATACGCTGCGCCGCGCACGCATTGTCGCCTTGCACGACGAAGGCCAGCTCGTCGGGCTGATGCCGATGGCGCGTGAGACATATTACGGGCGCTGGCCGGTGCCGCACAGCCAGAACTGGCGGCACCCCAATTGCTTTCTGGGCACGCCGCTGATCCGGCCAGGCCATGAACGCAGCTTCTGGCAGGCGCTGCTGCTGCAGCTGGACCGCCAGCTTTCCGCCGGGCTGTTCCTGCACCTCTATGGCATCGCGACCGACGGGCCGGTCTTTGCCGCACTGCGCCAGCTGTGCAGCGATCAGCGCCGCAGCTGCGATGTGGTGCTGGCCGAGGAACGCGCGATGCTGGCCACCGACCAGCCGGGCCAGGCCTATTACGAACAGGTAGTGCGCAAGAAGAAGCGCAAGGAACTGGCGCGGCTGCGCAACCGGCTGGCAGAGATTGGCCAGATCGAGACGGTGCAGGGGCCAGGCGAAGCCGGGCTCGATGCCTGGCTGGCGGAGTTTCTGGCGCTCGAGCAATCGGGCTGGAAGGGCCGCAACGGCTCCGCGCTTGCCGACCTGCCCGGGACGCGTGCCCTCTTCCTCGAGGCGACACACCGGGCGCACGCCTCGGGCAAGCTGCACCTCATCGCCATGCGGCTTGATGGCAAGCCGATCGCGATGCTGGTCAATTTCCTCAGCCCGCCGGGTGGCTTCTCGTTCAAGACCGCGTTCGACGAGGCATTCGCCCGCTACTCGCCGGGCGTGCTGCTGCAGATCGACAATCTCGATATCCTGCGCAACCATGGCCTTGCCTGGATGGACAGCTGCGCAGCGGAAGGCCATCCGATGATCGACAGCCTCTGGGCCGAACGCCGCCATGTCGGCCGCGTTTCGGTCGGGCTCAAGGGCTTTGGCCGCCCCGCGCTGTTTGCCGCCTTCCGTCGGGGCGAACGCTTCATGGACCGCCGCCGCGCGGCGCAAGCCCCCACCCTTCCGCCTTCCGCTCCTTTGGAGACCGATGATGACTGA
- a CDS encoding cupin-like domain-containing protein, whose product MTDQPHPAGFARTMTGGVFTDDAKARFALCYPETAHILTHGLLQHPLLDLEALAQLGEALPEKSLEYNRGDLPIGIRPEDVPKTGLSIGETIRRIDSANSWCVLKNIEQVPAYRDLLMSLLHELDDVTGKTTGAMLRPEGFIFVSSPGSMTPYHFDPEHNILLQLRGWKTMTVFPAGDPRFAAPEAHEAYHSGGGPRNLPWDDGFALHGTDYRLEPGQAIFVPVMAPHYVRNGDKPSISLSITWRSEWSYAETDAHAMNSVLRKYGFRPSPPRRYPVNNLVKSYSYRALRKLGLD is encoded by the coding sequence ATGACTGACCAGCCGCACCCCGCAGGATTTGCCCGGACCATGACCGGCGGCGTGTTTACCGACGATGCCAAGGCGCGCTTTGCGCTCTGCTACCCGGAAACCGCGCATATCCTGACGCATGGCCTTTTGCAGCACCCACTGCTCGACTTGGAGGCGCTGGCGCAGCTGGGCGAAGCGCTGCCGGAAAAGTCGCTGGAATATAATCGCGGCGACCTGCCCATCGGCATCCGGCCCGAGGACGTGCCCAAGACCGGGCTCAGCATCGGCGAGACCATCCGCCGTATCGACAGCGCCAACAGCTGGTGCGTGCTCAAGAATATCGAGCAGGTGCCCGCCTATCGCGACCTGCTGATGAGCCTGCTGCACGAGCTGGACGACGTCACCGGCAAGACCACCGGTGCGATGCTGCGGCCCGAGGGGTTCATCTTCGTCTCGTCGCCGGGATCGATGACGCCCTATCATTTCGATCCCGAACACAACATCCTGCTGCAGCTGCGCGGATGGAAGACGATGACGGTGTTTCCGGCAGGCGATCCGCGCTTTGCCGCGCCCGAAGCGCACGAAGCCTATCATTCGGGCGGCGGGCCGCGCAATCTGCCCTGGGACGACGGCTTTGCGCTGCACGGCACCGATTACCGGCTTGAGCCGGGCCAGGCGATCTTCGTGCCGGTGATGGCGCCGCATTATGTCCGCAATGGCGATAAGCCTTCGATCTCGCTGTCGATCACCTGGCGATCGGAATGGAGCTATGCCGAAACCGATGCGCATGCGATGAACAGCGTGTTGCGCAAATACGGCTTCCGCCCCTCGCCGCCGCGCCGCTATCCGGTCAACAACCTGGTGAAATCGTACAGCTACCGCGCGCTGCGCAAGCTGGGGCTCGACTGA
- a CDS encoding ABC transporter ATP-binding protein: MSTPHLEVTEASLALRGTTLLDRASLSLQPGELVVLLGPNGAGKTSLLRAALGLVRPDSGHAALGGTDPAALTPQQRARAVTYLPQMRDLAWPIRVRDVVALGRFAYGAAPERLGEADSLAVAHALAACDLLDLADRATDTLSGGELARVHIARALASEAPMMVADEPVASLDPRHQHKVMRLIRGFVDRGGGALVVLHDLDLAALHADRLVWMAGGRTVAEGSVADTMTAHWIEAIYGVHATVMHNEGAIRVLVGR, translated from the coding sequence ATGAGCACGCCGCATCTTGAGGTGACCGAAGCCAGCCTGGCCCTGCGCGGCACGACACTGCTCGATCGTGCGTCGCTATCGCTGCAGCCGGGCGAGCTGGTCGTGCTGCTGGGCCCCAATGGCGCGGGCAAGACCAGCCTGTTGCGCGCCGCGCTGGGGCTAGTGCGGCCCGATAGCGGCCATGCGGCGCTGGGGGGCACCGATCCTGCCGCGCTCACCCCGCAGCAGCGTGCCCGCGCGGTGACCTATCTGCCGCAGATGCGCGATCTGGCCTGGCCGATCCGGGTGCGCGATGTCGTGGCGCTGGGCCGGTTCGCCTATGGCGCAGCCCCTGAGCGGCTGGGTGAAGCCGACAGCCTTGCGGTCGCGCATGCGCTGGCCGCCTGCGACCTGCTCGATCTGGCCGACCGCGCCACCGATACGCTTTCGGGCGGGGAGCTGGCGCGCGTCCACATCGCCCGCGCGCTTGCCTCGGAAGCGCCTATGATGGTCGCGGACGAGCCCGTCGCCTCGCTCGATCCGCGCCATCAGCACAAGGTGATGCGGCTGATCCGCGGCTTTGTCGATCGCGGCGGCGGCGCGCTGGTCGTGCTGCACGATCTCGATCTCGCCGCGCTCCATGCCGACCGGCTGGTCTGGATGGCCGGGGGACGCACCGTCGCCGAAGGCAGCGTTGCCGACACCATGACCGCGCACTGGATCGAGGCGATCTATGGCGTGCACGCCACCGTCATGCACAACGAAGGCGCGATCCGCGTGCTGGTGGGGCGTTGA
- a CDS encoding iron ABC transporter permease: MTGRLLIPSLMAGIVIALVAACLLGSVPLPPGRMAAALLGQGEAGDMLVVWHVRLPRALAALVAGAALGISGAALQGLLRNPLAEPGVLGVSAMSALFATVALFYGLAAVIPFALPLAAIAGALMATAIIAWAAPRTRSVVTLILVGVGISSFSGAIMALLMNLAPNPFTLADMVTWMMGSVANRSLSDLALSGPFIVAGAALLVAGRRGLTALALGEEAAAGVGLDVARQRMLVVLGAGLATGGAVALAGAIGFVGIVAPHLVRPWVGHDPARVLVPSALLAGLILVLADITVRVIPGDTELKLGVVAALIGAPVFVMIAIRRGAAQ, encoded by the coding sequence ATGACCGGTCGGCTGCTGATACCGTCGCTGATGGCTGGGATCGTGATCGCGCTGGTTGCGGCCTGCCTGCTCGGCTCGGTGCCGCTGCCGCCTGGACGCATGGCAGCGGCGCTGCTGGGCCAGGGCGAGGCGGGGGATATGCTGGTCGTATGGCACGTCCGCCTGCCGCGCGCGCTGGCCGCACTGGTTGCGGGCGCTGCTCTGGGGATCAGCGGCGCGGCGCTGCAGGGCCTGCTGCGCAATCCGCTGGCAGAGCCTGGCGTGCTGGGCGTATCGGCCATGTCGGCGCTGTTCGCGACGGTCGCGCTCTTCTACGGCCTGGCTGCGGTCATCCCCTTTGCGCTGCCGCTGGCCGCGATTGCCGGTGCGCTGATGGCGACCGCGATCATCGCCTGGGCCGCGCCGCGCACACGGTCGGTGGTGACGCTGATCCTGGTCGGCGTTGGCATATCGAGCTTTTCCGGCGCGATCATGGCGCTGCTGATGAACCTGGCCCCCAATCCCTTCACGCTGGCCGACATGGTCACCTGGATGATGGGATCGGTCGCCAATCGCAGCCTGAGCGACCTGGCGCTGAGCGGCCCGTTCATCGTGGCAGGCGCGGCGCTGCTGGTCGCCGGACGGCGCGGGCTGACGGCGCTGGCCTTGGGCGAGGAAGCCGCCGCCGGTGTCGGGCTGGATGTCGCGCGCCAGCGGATGCTGGTGGTGCTGGGCGCTGGCCTTGCCACTGGCGGTGCGGTGGCACTGGCGGGAGCAATCGGCTTTGTCGGGATTGTCGCGCCGCATCTGGTGCGCCCCTGGGTCGGGCATGATCCGGCACGCGTGCTGGTTCCGAGCGCGCTGCTCGCCGGGCTGATCCTGGTGCTGGCCGATATCACCGTGCGCGTGATCCCCGGCGATACCGAGCTGAAGCTGGGCGTTGTCGCTGCGCTGATCGGCGCGCCGGTCTTCGTGATGATCGCCATCCGGCGGGGAGCGGCGCAATGA
- a CDS encoding ABC transporter substrate-binding protein produces MSRWLAMVLPLALAACSLGNAATPQPVETPVRAMRIVSLDYCADQYVLKLVGRDRILALSPDATRDFSYMRAAAKGMPKVAPRAEDVLVLKPDLVVRSYGGGADAGAFFARAGVPVLQLGYAEDLTGVRRVLLETADGLGERAKGEQVAREMDRRIAMLARAKVAGAHEGAPSLLYATPGGVTSGPGSLIHELIELAGYRNFQQQPGWQPLPLERLAYEKPDRVAMAWFGRRDYNPDQWSAARHPLMRTASAHPAIGLEGAWTACGGWFVLDAAEAMARARGAKLP; encoded by the coding sequence ATGTCGCGCTGGCTCGCGATGGTGCTTCCGCTTGCTCTTGCCGCATGCTCGCTAGGCAATGCCGCCACCCCGCAACCGGTCGAGACACCGGTGCGGGCGATGCGGATCGTCAGCCTGGATTATTGTGCCGACCAATATGTGCTCAAGCTGGTCGGGCGCGACCGCATCCTGGCGCTCTCGCCCGATGCCACGCGCGATTTCTCGTACATGCGCGCTGCCGCAAAGGGCATGCCCAAGGTTGCGCCGCGCGCCGAAGACGTGCTTGTGCTGAAGCCCGATCTGGTGGTGCGCAGCTATGGCGGTGGCGCGGACGCGGGCGCATTTTTTGCGCGCGCAGGCGTGCCGGTGCTGCAGCTGGGCTATGCCGAGGATCTGACAGGTGTGCGCCGGGTGTTGCTGGAGACGGCTGACGGACTGGGTGAGCGGGCGAAAGGAGAGCAGGTCGCGCGGGAAATGGACAGGCGCATCGCGATGCTGGCACGCGCCAAGGTCGCCGGCGCGCATGAGGGCGCACCGAGTCTGCTCTACGCCACCCCAGGCGGGGTCACGTCCGGCCCGGGATCGCTGATCCATGAGCTGATCGAACTCGCCGGGTATCGCAATTTTCAGCAGCAACCCGGCTGGCAGCCGCTGCCGCTCGAGCGGCTGGCTTATGAAAAGCCCGATCGCGTCGCAATGGCCTGGTTCGGGCGGCGCGACTATAATCCCGATCAGTGGAGCGCGGCGCGCCATCCGCTGATGCGCACCGCGAGCGCGCATCCGGCGATCGGGCTGGAAGGCGCCTGGACCGCATGCGGCGGCTGGTTCGTGCTGGATGCTGCCGAGGCGATGGCCCGAGCGCGGGGCGCCAAACTGCCATGA